A window from Candidatus Neomarinimicrobiota bacterium encodes these proteins:
- a CDS encoding T9SS type A sorting domain-containing protein, giving the protein MDKATGGEAISADNANGTFTTLSGPVITETTAGQLPLGTIEFVLPNGFEWDTGGTDPSVTVTLAPGQNATTQLQISFVSRTTTKITFEVTNTSNDRPTKPGQATFSGFRVRPTRGTLPNSGYIKNAGFSGPGGTTNYGDLGMVAGDPTQVRVETSADGSGDVVPAQNLSAGNSITVYSVSRDQYGNFLQNIAAESWSLVNITGGVVSGDLVPAGDNKSAVLTGNIVGTAEIQAGVTDLTPVNSGTISVVPGPATTLALTTQPSTSAVAGTVFTQQPVLTIRDDYGNTVTGDNSSQVTASINTGNAALQGTTVKQAASGVVTYTDLHYTKAEQIDLQFSTSGLQSVVSNTITVSPADADSLVFAVQPSNGARNAVISPVIEVQIVDFYGNPVSQTGNPISLNLTTGGGSISNAEGINTNSSGIAIFSNVTFNQTGTKRVTAVDDNSVLKSSVESDPFVISAAGKLSKFSIEIASGDTIPGQVAGQSFFLKITALDGEGNVLDGGPNRDSYDTWVSISSNGNLITGTGSTANFSAGVLSSHEVALDTTGEFTITATDTGGTISSSSNTFTVEAAAYDTTTSTIAADSSTLIANGTNTSLITITLKDEFENVLGRGGVTVSISSPGASLLGSVTDHGDGTYTQSVQSPTSVGSTEISATVNGDSIITGNPMIYFVPGPLDYFQVDSAGGGTIGTLTAGAPFDIQVTALDSNDNVDTSFTGTVDLTSSGTISSGGGTTPGFASGMLSGHSLTITSAGDYRVTATNSIGLQTGESNLFTVLPDTASTENSTISPSRRFIENDGTDTTLVTVQLIDIYGNNLITGGNSSVSLSTSAGSLSGVTDQGDGTYTAILTASTNIETATITGTIGGYAIADQAVVEITEYNEWQSTGGGGSKIYNWEDAGNWSLGMVPSTGQAIIIPSNPVNGNNFPVVDTSDPILDFLHVESGANVSLEPGRSLTVQKDVSGDGVLIVDNGTLTLGGDVSIANLNAGNSTVTLNGSSSQQITGLLTTDSLIVQTTGGVTATDYLDAFSLLSLPGSSLTMESGSELVLFNDIAGSGTLAGNNSTITFGGDIASTLSISISTSSVLFNGTMKQSFSNISQMKNLEIDNSAGVAVDTNVTVTQTLTLNSGVLDMLPNRELVANTKTVGAGSLRFRREITGAEGWRMLSSPIQTTYSDFLGNIFTQGYAGSDSANGSPSVLYYDETYPGTENQRWRKPEADTDALLSGTGYFVYFFGNVDTISAYSDPLPDTIDVSGLEHEGSSGEFDFGVTYTTAANTDSIYTTVTDTGWNLIGNPFGASIDWDDAATWTKTNIDSTIYVWDPNIDSAQYRVWNGSIGNLGDSLLGDGVIAPFQGFWVKANASDPVLKVKKSAKTTGGTFYKPASPPPHIKFNLAADDLSASAFFMFSNDGKIAKDPRDGYRLEPLTDTYISLYSESPNEIPLQINNLPLDLTKRQRIPIRVGGFRNGASIDTAYTLRWPSIRSIPKAWKLTLYDRRKKVSIDMSEQASYTFEHENGLSKPSTVRMKNRIVAKPTLPSLKKTAAAQSRFELQIDPYGNDPTVPETYILYPNYPNPFNASTTLRFGLPESAETWVAIYDLTGRLVNTLANREFEAGYHEINWEADTNASGLYFCVVRAGNRSMKQKLMLIK; this is encoded by the coding sequence GTGGATAAGGCAACAGGTGGGGAGGCGATCTCTGCGGATAATGCCAACGGAACGTTCACGACGTTATCCGGTCCGGTTATCACCGAAACTACCGCGGGACAGCTGCCCCTCGGTACCATAGAATTCGTGCTGCCGAACGGGTTCGAATGGGATACCGGCGGGACCGATCCCTCCGTCACGGTGACCCTTGCACCCGGACAAAACGCGACGACCCAATTACAAATTTCCTTTGTGAGTAGGACGACCACCAAAATTACATTTGAAGTCACGAATACGAGTAATGATAGACCAACAAAACCCGGCCAGGCAACTTTCTCCGGCTTCCGGGTTCGCCCCACCCGGGGAACGCTTCCCAATAGCGGTTATATTAAGAATGCCGGCTTTTCCGGACCTGGCGGAACCACGAATTATGGCGATCTGGGGATGGTAGCAGGCGATCCCACACAAGTGCGGGTTGAAACCAGCGCTGATGGGAGTGGGGATGTGGTCCCCGCTCAAAATCTGTCTGCCGGGAACTCGATTACTGTCTATTCTGTTTCCAGAGATCAGTACGGGAATTTTTTACAAAATATCGCTGCTGAAAGTTGGTCGCTTGTGAATATTACCGGTGGGGTTGTTTCCGGTGATCTGGTACCCGCCGGGGACAATAAAAGTGCTGTGCTCACCGGGAATATCGTTGGAACCGCAGAAATACAGGCAGGTGTTACCGATTTGACGCCTGTCAACTCCGGCACCATCAGTGTGGTGCCCGGTCCGGCAACTACACTGGCCCTGACCACCCAGCCAAGTACTTCGGCAGTTGCCGGAACTGTCTTTACCCAGCAACCGGTGCTTACGATCCGGGATGACTACGGGAATACGGTGACCGGAGATAACTCAAGTCAGGTCACGGCGTCAATTAACACCGGAAATGCAGCCTTGCAGGGTACCACAGTAAAGCAAGCTGCTTCAGGCGTGGTAACATATACGGATTTACACTATACGAAAGCTGAACAGATAGATCTCCAGTTCTCGACATCGGGGCTTCAGTCGGTCGTCTCAAATACTATTACTGTTTCTCCCGCGGATGCAGATAGCTTAGTTTTTGCCGTACAGCCGAGCAACGGGGCCAGAAATGCTGTGATTTCTCCGGTGATAGAAGTACAGATAGTCGATTTTTATGGTAATCCCGTGAGCCAAACCGGAAATCCGATTAGTCTAAACCTGACTACGGGTGGTGGGTCGATCAGTAATGCTGAGGGTATAAATACGAACAGTAGCGGGATTGCAATATTTTCCAATGTTACCTTCAACCAGACAGGGACAAAGCGGGTTACGGCGGTTGATGATAATAGTGTACTGAAATCATCGGTTGAGAGCGATCCGTTTGTGATATCCGCTGCTGGGAAGCTGTCGAAGTTTAGCATAGAAATTGCTTCAGGTGATACGATTCCCGGGCAGGTAGCCGGGCAATCCTTTTTCCTTAAAATTACCGCACTAGATGGCGAGGGAAATGTTTTAGATGGTGGACCAAACCGCGACAGTTACGATACCTGGGTGAGTATCTCATCGAATGGGAACTTAATAACCGGTACCGGCAGCACCGCGAATTTTTCTGCCGGAGTGTTATCGTCACATGAAGTCGCTCTCGACACGACAGGTGAATTTACGATTACTGCAACGGACACCGGCGGAACCATAAGCAGCAGTAGCAATACGTTTACCGTTGAAGCGGCAGCCTACGATACTACTACGTCCACGATAGCGGCGGATTCGTCGACTCTGATAGCCAACGGTACGAATACTTCACTCATTACAATTACTCTGAAAGACGAATTCGAGAATGTGTTGGGGCGCGGAGGAGTGACGGTAAGCATTAGTTCTCCCGGCGCCAGTTTGCTGGGCTCGGTGACGGATCATGGTGACGGAACCTATACTCAATCGGTACAATCGCCGACGTCGGTGGGAAGTACCGAGATTAGCGCTACGGTAAACGGCGATTCAATAATCACCGGAAATCCCATGATATATTTCGTACCGGGTCCCCTGGACTATTTTCAGGTCGATAGCGCCGGCGGCGGGACTATCGGAACGTTGACGGCAGGTGCTCCGTTCGATATCCAGGTGACCGCACTGGATTCCAACGATAATGTCGATACCAGTTTCACCGGGACGGTAGACCTTACATCCTCCGGGACTATCAGCTCCGGTGGAGGAACGACGCCGGGGTTTGCTTCAGGTATGCTCTCAGGGCATTCGTTGACTATAACCAGTGCAGGGGATTACCGGGTGACCGCCACCAATTCAATTGGTTTGCAGACCGGGGAGAGTAATCTGTTTACTGTCCTGCCCGATACGGCGAGTACTGAAAATTCAACTATCTCGCCAAGCAGGCGGTTCATCGAAAATGACGGGACAGACACGACACTGGTTACCGTCCAGCTTATTGACATCTACGGAAATAATTTGATCACGGGCGGCAATAGTAGTGTCTCACTCAGTACATCGGCCGGGAGTCTGAGCGGAGTGACAGATCAGGGTGACGGAACCTATACCGCTATTTTGACGGCCTCGACGAATATAGAAACCGCAACAATCACCGGAACTATCGGTGGATATGCCATTGCCGATCAGGCGGTGGTGGAAATTACCGAATATAATGAATGGCAAAGTACCGGAGGTGGTGGTTCAAAGATTTATAACTGGGAAGACGCAGGTAACTGGAGCCTGGGCATGGTGCCGAGCACGGGCCAGGCAATTATTATCCCGTCGAATCCGGTCAATGGAAACAATTTTCCGGTGGTTGATACGAGTGACCCCATTCTGGATTTTCTGCACGTGGAATCCGGGGCAAATGTCAGCTTGGAGCCGGGCCGGTCACTGACAGTGCAGAAAGATGTCTCCGGAGACGGAGTACTGATTGTGGACAACGGCACCCTCACCCTCGGAGGTGATGTTTCGATCGCCAACCTGAATGCCGGTAATTCAACGGTGACACTGAATGGCAGCTCCTCACAACAGATCACCGGACTGCTGACAACGGATTCGTTGATTGTTCAAACAACCGGCGGGGTAACGGCGACCGATTACCTGGATGCGTTTTCTCTGCTGTCCCTCCCAGGCAGTTCATTGACCATGGAATCCGGTTCTGAGTTAGTCCTGTTCAATGATATCGCTGGCAGCGGGACTTTGGCCGGGAATAACAGTACCATCACATTCGGCGGCGATATTGCCAGCACGTTGTCAATAAGTATTAGTACATCATCGGTGCTGTTCAACGGAACGATGAAGCAATCTTTTAGTAATATCTCCCAGATGAAGAATTTGGAAATAGATAATTCGGCGGGTGTTGCGGTGGATACAAATGTAACGGTCACCCAAACCCTGACGCTTAACAGCGGAGTGCTGGACATGCTTCCCAACCGGGAACTCGTTGCGAATACGAAAACCGTGGGAGCCGGCTCACTCCGGTTTCGCCGGGAAATCACCGGAGCAGAAGGATGGCGGATGCTGTCGTCCCCGATTCAGACGACATATTCGGATTTCCTCGGTAATATCTTTACCCAGGGATATGCCGGATCGGATTCGGCGAACGGTTCCCCATCCGTGCTGTACTATGACGAGACCTATCCCGGCACTGAAAATCAGCGATGGCGCAAACCCGAAGCTGATACGGACGCCCTGCTGTCTGGTACCGGATATTTTGTATATTTCTTTGGGAATGTCGATACCATTTCCGCCTATTCGGATCCGCTGCCGGATACCATTGATGTGAGTGGACTGGAGCACGAAGGCAGTAGCGGTGAATTCGATTTTGGCGTCACATACACCACCGCTGCTAATACCGATAGCATTTATACTACGGTCACCGATACCGGCTGGAATCTCATTGGAAATCCGTTCGGCGCATCTATTGACTGGGATGATGCCGCGACCTGGACAAAAACAAACATCGACAGTACTATTTACGTTTGGGATCCCAATATCGACAGCGCCCAGTACCGGGTCTGGAACGGCAGTATCGGCAATCTCGGTGACAGTCTGCTGGGTGACGGCGTTATAGCGCCTTTCCAGGGATTCTGGGTGAAAGCGAATGCGTCCGATCCGGTACTCAAGGTTAAAAAATCGGCCAAAACCACAGGCGGGACTTTCTACAAACCGGCAAGCCCCCCACCGCACATAAAATTCAATCTGGCAGCCGACGACCTGAGTGCCTCCGCATTTTTCATGTTTTCCAATGATGGTAAGATAGCCAAAGATCCCAGAGATGGATATCGCCTGGAACCGTTGACTGACACTTATATATCATTGTACTCCGAGAGTCCGAATGAAATACCGCTCCAAATAAATAATTTGCCGTTGGATCTGACGAAGCGACAGCGCATTCCGATCCGGGTGGGAGGATTCCGGAACGGAGCCTCGATAGATACAGCATATACCCTCCGATGGCCCAGCATCCGGAGTATTCCGAAAGCGTGGAAATTGACACTGTACGATCGGCGAAAGAAGGTTTCCATAGATATGTCCGAACAGGCATCATATACCTTTGAGCATGAAAACGGGCTTTCAAAACCGTCGACCGTGCGTATGAAAAACCGGATTGTTGCCAAGCCGACGCTTCCGTCTCTAAAGAAAACCGCAGCCGCACAGAGCCGGTTTGAGCTACAGATCGATCCGTATGGAAATGATCCCACTGTCCCTGAGACATATATTCTGTATCCCAACTATCCGAATCCGTTCAACGCATCGACCACATTGCGGTTTGGGTTACCGGAATCTGCAGAGACGTGGGTGGCGATATATGACCTCACCGGTAGACTGGTCAATACACTGGCGAACCGGGAATTTGAGGCCGGCTATCACGAAATAAACTGGGAGGCTGACACAAACGCCAGCGGTCTGTATTTTTGTGTCGTCCGGGCCGGGAACAGATCGATGAAGCAGAAGTTGATGCTAATAAAATGA
- a CDS encoding glycine betaine ABC transporter substrate-binding protein, producing the protein MRIFRNRMFTFLLAIIFFAGTFALTGCTSKDASQKSADLVYVNWAEGVAYTHLAKVVLEDKMDYDVTITSADVGPAYTSVANGDKDAFMETWLPVLHKDYVEKFGDQITDLGYVYEGTQSGLVVPTYVTIDSISQMNGVVDKFDGKITGIDAGAGIMQTTEQLIDAYNLDYELISSSGPAMTSALKGAVDNEEWIVVTGWKPHWMFGRWDLKFLKQDPDNMMWKPGNIHIMGRLNIEEDKPELAQFLKNFHFTDAQLADLMVKVEQSDQDVEVVARNWMNNNMDLVNSWIPSE; encoded by the coding sequence ATGAGAATATTTCGAAATCGGATGTTCACATTCCTACTGGCAATAATATTTTTTGCCGGGACATTTGCTTTAACGGGATGTACATCCAAAGATGCATCACAGAAATCAGCGGATCTCGTGTATGTTAATTGGGCTGAAGGTGTAGCCTATACACATCTGGCCAAGGTGGTTCTTGAGGACAAGATGGACTACGACGTGACCATCACCTCTGCAGATGTTGGCCCGGCTTATACTTCAGTGGCCAATGGAGATAAGGACGCGTTCATGGAAACCTGGCTGCCGGTACTCCATAAGGATTATGTGGAAAAATTCGGCGACCAGATCACCGACCTGGGATATGTCTATGAAGGTACACAGAGCGGATTGGTCGTACCGACGTATGTTACCATCGATTCCATTTCACAAATGAATGGTGTCGTCGATAAGTTCGACGGCAAAATTACCGGTATCGATGCCGGTGCCGGAATTATGCAGACCACGGAACAGCTGATTGATGCATACAATCTGGATTACGAACTGATTTCCTCCAGTGGCCCGGCAATGACCTCAGCGCTGAAGGGCGCCGTTGATAATGAAGAATGGATTGTCGTGACCGGTTGGAAGCCGCACTGGATGTTCGGTCGCTGGGATCTGAAATTCCTGAAACAGGATCCGGATAACATGATGTGGAAGCCCGGAAACATCCATATTATGGGACGGCTGAATATCGAAGAAGACAAACCGGAATTAGCCCAGTTCCTGAAGAACTTCCACTTTACCGACGCTCAGTTGGCGGACCTGATGGTGAAGGTTGAACAATCCGACCAGGACGTCGAAGTTGTAGCCCGAAACTGGATGAACAACAACATGGATCTGGTGAATTCCTGGATACCCAGTGAATAA
- a CDS encoding proline/glycine betaine ABC transporter permease produces MIDLHIGEGIEVVINWLTNNLSVLFDIIRTVLTGVVDVFEAILLFPPSYVAIVLFAALAWWIAGRGVGIFSLIGLWLIASMGFWEQTMVTLALVVTSALVALVIGIPVGIWASRSNSVASVVRPVLDFMQTMPAFVYLIPAVLFFQLGKVPGAVATVIFSMPPAVRLTNLGIRQVHEEVVEAARSFGSTDRQLLFKVQIPLAMPTILAGVNQTIMLALSMVVIAAMIGAGGLGGEILKGITQLKIGLGFESGIAVVILAIFLDRITQALGAGNE; encoded by the coding sequence ATGATTGATTTACACATTGGCGAGGGTATTGAAGTCGTCATTAACTGGCTCACGAATAACCTGAGTGTCCTTTTCGATATTATCCGCACAGTCTTAACTGGTGTCGTCGATGTATTCGAAGCCATACTGTTATTCCCGCCGAGTTATGTAGCCATCGTCCTGTTTGCCGCACTCGCCTGGTGGATTGCGGGCCGCGGTGTGGGGATCTTTTCCCTCATTGGATTGTGGCTGATTGCCAGTATGGGGTTTTGGGAGCAAACAATGGTTACCCTGGCATTAGTAGTGACCTCAGCACTGGTCGCTCTGGTGATCGGAATACCGGTAGGGATCTGGGCCTCCCGCAGCAATTCCGTCGCGAGTGTGGTTCGGCCCGTCCTGGATTTTATGCAGACCATGCCTGCATTTGTTTACCTGATACCTGCGGTGTTGTTTTTCCAGCTTGGGAAGGTGCCCGGTGCAGTGGCAACGGTGATATTTTCAATGCCGCCTGCCGTCCGGCTGACCAACCTTGGTATCCGGCAGGTACATGAAGAAGTGGTAGAAGCGGCGCGATCATTTGGTTCGACAGATCGACAACTGCTCTTTAAAGTTCAAATTCCTCTGGCCATGCCCACGATTCTGGCCGGCGTGAACCAGACGATTATGCTGGCCCTGTCTATGGTAGTTATTGCTGCCATGATTGGCGCCGGTGGACTGGGTGGCGAAATCCTGAAAGGTATCACTCAGCTGAAGATCGGACTCGGGTTTGAAAGTGGCATCGCCGTCGTGATCCTGGCAATCTTTCTGGATCGGATCACACAGGCGCTTGGTGCAGGAAACGAATAA
- a CDS encoding glycine betaine/L-proline ABC transporter ATP-binding protein has translation MSKIRVENLYKVFGPKPKKAISMVESGKSKEEILDEISCTVAVNNASLEIELGEIFVVMGLSGSGKSTLLRCLNRLIEPTDGEIFLDDGEIEVLAAGEEELRKIRRSKMAMVFQHFGLLPHRTVSDNVSFGLEIQGVDAKARKEKAYETIKTVGLSGYEEKMTGELSGGMQQRVGLARALATDPEILLMDEAFSALDPLIRTNMQDELLELQSKVQKTIVFITHDLDEALKLGDRIAIMNQNGQIEQVGTTEEILSNPASDYVEAFVENVDRSKVITATSIMFDHPERVVEPKEGPGVAVRRMRKWGISHLAVTDSDNTFEGFVAIDDAVKLQKEKKNTLESVIQHSDRGIAPDTPVADLLPMVWDNNIPVVVVDENGAMKGIVYRPSVIAEITGETLESEEKLDEPEEPEMEVSND, from the coding sequence ATGTCGAAGATACGAGTTGAAAACCTGTACAAGGTCTTCGGGCCGAAGCCAAAAAAGGCCATCAGTATGGTCGAGTCGGGGAAGTCGAAGGAAGAAATCCTCGACGAAATTAGCTGTACGGTTGCTGTGAATAATGCGAGCCTGGAGATCGAACTCGGTGAAATCTTTGTAGTCATGGGTTTGTCAGGCAGCGGGAAGTCTACGCTTCTCCGCTGCCTGAATAGGCTGATTGAACCGACAGATGGGGAGATTTTCCTGGATGACGGGGAAATCGAAGTGCTGGCTGCCGGAGAAGAAGAGCTCCGAAAGATTCGGAGGTCTAAAATGGCTATGGTCTTTCAACATTTTGGCCTGCTCCCACACCGGACTGTTAGCGATAATGTATCGTTCGGATTGGAGATCCAGGGTGTCGATGCCAAGGCCCGGAAAGAAAAGGCCTACGAGACAATCAAAACCGTTGGACTCAGCGGATATGAAGAGAAAATGACGGGCGAACTGAGCGGCGGGATGCAACAGCGGGTCGGACTGGCCAGAGCGCTAGCGACGGATCCGGAAATCCTGCTGATGGATGAGGCCTTCAGCGCGCTTGATCCGCTCATTCGGACGAACATGCAGGATGAGCTGCTGGAGCTCCAATCCAAGGTGCAGAAAACGATCGTCTTTATTACACACGATCTGGATGAGGCGCTCAAACTGGGTGACCGGATTGCCATTATGAATCAAAACGGACAGATTGAGCAGGTCGGGACCACCGAGGAAATCCTGTCTAATCCTGCCAGCGATTACGTTGAAGCGTTCGTTGAAAACGTTGACCGGAGCAAGGTTATCACCGCCACGAGTATCATGTTCGACCACCCGGAACGCGTGGTTGAGCCCAAGGAAGGCCCCGGCGTTGCTGTTCGCAGAATGCGGAAATGGGGTATTTCTCATCTGGCGGTGACCGACTCGGATAATACGTTCGAAGGGTTCGTTGCTATTGATGATGCGGTGAAGCTCCAGAAGGAAAAAAAGAACACGCTGGAAAGTGTGATTCAGCATAGCGACAGAGGGATCGCACCGGACACCCCGGTTGCAGACCTGCTTCCAATGGTCTGGGATAACAACATTCCTGTCGTGGTTGTGGATGAGAATGGCGCCATGAAGGGGATTGTTTATCGGCCGTCCGTGATAGCTGAGATTACCGGGGAAACGCTGGAATCGGAGGAAAAACTGGACGAACCGGAAGAGCCGGAGATGGAGGTGAGTAATGATTGA
- a CDS encoding methyltransferase domain-containing protein, translating into MTEVETYSETVETARDYYNSDDADNFYYTIWGGEDIHIGLYKSEDESISDASQRTVKRMAAMAGKLDEDTRVLDLGAGYGGAARYLADTFGCDVVALNLSEVENERNRDKNVMAGLADQIKVVDGNFEDVPEPDNSFDLVWSQDSFLHSGNRDQVLAEAARVLKPGGDLIFTDPMQADDCPDGVLEPILERIHLESLGSPRFYREQAEKLGMEEQAFDEQTENLINHYTRVLEETESHEKELRESVSQDYIDHMKAGLQHWIDGGKKGYLSWGIFHFTK; encoded by the coding sequence ATGACAGAGGTAGAGACATATTCAGAAACGGTTGAAACGGCCAGAGATTACTACAACAGTGATGACGCGGATAATTTCTATTACACAATCTGGGGCGGGGAAGATATCCATATCGGCCTGTACAAATCGGAGGATGAATCCATCTCGGATGCCAGTCAGCGGACCGTAAAAAGGATGGCCGCCATGGCGGGAAAACTGGATGAAGATACCCGCGTACTGGATTTGGGCGCCGGATACGGCGGAGCGGCACGATATCTGGCTGATACTTTTGGCTGCGATGTGGTGGCGCTTAATCTGAGTGAGGTCGAAAATGAGCGGAACCGTGATAAAAACGTAATGGCCGGACTCGCTGACCAGATCAAAGTTGTCGACGGGAATTTTGAGGATGTACCGGAGCCGGATAATTCCTTTGATCTGGTATGGTCCCAGGATTCGTTCCTCCACAGTGGAAATCGTGATCAAGTCCTGGCAGAAGCGGCCCGTGTACTGAAGCCAGGTGGCGATCTGATTTTCACTGATCCAATGCAGGCGGATGACTGTCCCGACGGCGTGTTGGAGCCGATTCTGGAACGCATTCATCTTGAGAGCCTGGGATCTCCCCGGTTCTATCGGGAGCAGGCGGAGAAGTTAGGAATGGAAGAGCAGGCATTTGATGAACAGACGGAAAACCTGATCAACCATTATACCCGGGTGCTGGAAGAGACGGAATCGCATGAGAAGGAACTCCGGGAGTCGGTCAGTCAGGATTATATCGACCATATGAAGGCCGGGCTGCAACATTGGATTGACGGCGGAAAGAAGGGATATTTGTCCTGGGGAATATTCCATTTCACCAAATGA
- a CDS encoding class I SAM-dependent methyltransferase, with protein MPEVMEQSFGSDPVKVRETDHYQEEYIQDFVEKWDDLINWDNRAQSEGDFFIETLKERGAQKVLDVATGTGFHSIQLLEEGFDVVSADGNPEMLSKAFENARPRGHILRTVQADWRWLSRDIHEEFDAIICLGNSFTHLFSEKDRRKALAEFYAALKHDGVLILDQRNYDAIMDHGYSSKHIYYYCGEQVSVEPEHVDDGLARFKYQFPDNSKYYLNMYPLRKKYMRTLMSQVGFQDIETYGDFQETYREEEPDFFIHVAEKEYEKEEE; from the coding sequence ATGCCAGAAGTCATGGAACAGTCATTCGGATCCGATCCGGTAAAAGTCAGAGAAACCGATCATTATCAGGAAGAGTATATCCAGGATTTCGTGGAAAAATGGGATGATCTAATCAATTGGGATAACCGGGCACAGAGTGAGGGCGATTTTTTCATCGAGACATTAAAAGAGCGTGGCGCTCAAAAAGTCCTGGACGTTGCCACCGGGACGGGTTTTCATTCCATCCAGCTTTTGGAGGAGGGCTTTGATGTTGTGAGTGCGGACGGAAATCCGGAGATGCTTTCCAAGGCGTTTGAGAATGCGCGCCCCCGGGGCCATATTTTGCGGACAGTCCAGGCCGACTGGCGCTGGCTGAGCCGGGATATCCATGAGGAGTTCGATGCGATAATCTGTTTGGGCAATTCGTTTACCCACCTGTTTTCGGAAAAGGATCGCCGAAAGGCACTGGCGGAATTTTATGCGGCACTAAAACATGACGGCGTGTTAATCCTGGATCAGCGTAATTACGACGCGATTATGGATCACGGATATTCCAGTAAACACATTTATTACTATTGTGGAGAACAAGTATCGGTGGAGCCGGAACATGTTGACGACGGATTAGCCCGGTTTAAGTATCAGTTCCCGGATAATTCCAAATACTATTTAAATATGTATCCACTTCGAAAAAAATATATGCGCACCTTAATGTCTCAGGTTGGTTTTCAGGATATCGAAACCTACGGGGACTTCCAGGAGACGTATCGCGAGGAGGAACCGGATTTCTTTATTCATGTGGCAGAAAAAGAGTATGAGAAGGAGGAAGAGTAG
- a CDS encoding methylenetetrahydrofolate reductase, giving the protein MEFTPRLTKLADRFGTTPIVFELAPPKKGAHKERLRQHRDGLQQLTNRVDINGINLPEIQDESQQGDRGQRRSKFEERVAPRKYANQLSEKVQLRYLINRVIVKQPAPKQEKWIANTFHNYGIDSIVIVGGESSEKEYPGLSVPSGNRLVRKYLNQGKRKYADTAGPATDLLVGNICIPTRRRDDLDEPERMLQKVQAGADFFTTQIIAESNSPIKLLEDLSRLFVLEDVSPPMLFWSFTPIASQKDVDFLRWLGVFIPDNVENKILSSDEPATTSIEYTGEIWEHLLELNRNLPRPFPMGCNISVMGMRNFENAVEMAATLKERTKNARNHQRKLFRKSVG; this is encoded by the coding sequence ATGGAATTTACTCCGCGCCTGACGAAATTAGCAGATCGTTTTGGAACCACCCCCATAGTATTCGAACTGGCCCCGCCAAAAAAGGGAGCCCACAAAGAACGGCTCCGGCAGCATCGGGATGGTCTACAACAACTCACCAACCGCGTTGATATAAATGGGATTAACTTACCCGAAATTCAGGACGAATCTCAGCAAGGCGATCGCGGGCAACGACGGAGTAAGTTCGAAGAACGCGTTGCGCCACGAAAGTACGCAAATCAGCTCAGCGAAAAGGTCCAGCTCAGATATCTTATAAACCGGGTCATTGTCAAACAGCCCGCACCAAAACAGGAAAAATGGATAGCAAACACCTTCCACAACTACGGCATCGATTCGATTGTGATCGTCGGCGGTGAATCCAGTGAAAAAGAGTATCCGGGCTTATCAGTGCCATCCGGAAACCGGTTAGTGCGTAAATATTTGAATCAGGGGAAACGCAAATATGCCGATACCGCCGGGCCGGCCACGGACCTGCTAGTGGGGAATATTTGCATTCCAACCAGACGCCGGGATGACCTGGACGAACCGGAACGGATGCTGCAAAAGGTGCAAGCCGGCGCAGATTTTTTCACAACCCAGATTATCGCGGAGTCCAATTCCCCAATCAAGTTGCTTGAGGATCTCTCACGGCTTTTTGTTTTAGAGGACGTTTCGCCACCGATGCTTTTTTGGAGTTTTACCCCCATTGCCTCCCAAAAGGATGTCGACTTTTTACGCTGGCTCGGGGTCTTTATTCCCGATAATGTTGAGAACAAAATTCTCTCCAGTGATGAGCCGGCCACCACTTCCATCGAATATACCGGAGAGATCTGGGAGCACTTGCTGGAACTAAACCGGAATCTCCCCAGGCCGTTTCCAATGGGGTGCAATATTTCTGTCATGGGGATGCGAAATTTCGAGAACGCCGTTGAAATGGCCGCCACGCTGAAAGAACGGACCAAAAATGCCCGCAATCACCAGCGAAAATTATTCAGAAAAAGTGTGGGCTAA